A region from the Tahibacter amnicola genome encodes:
- a CDS encoding acyltransferase translates to MSIREIPRAVVAFSLIVVSTLVHATPLLLLALVKFVIPLARWRVAVSGLLVRLAESWVGVNSRLVASLTGTVLHVEGLDDLRYGGWYLVLCNHQSWADIPVLQSIFHRRIPFLKFFLKQQLIWVPVLGLAWWALDFPFMRRYTRDVLQRRPELRGKDIEATRRACAKFRDLPVSVMNFVEGTRYTPAKHVALKSPYTHLLPPRAGGVAFVLQTMGELLQAVVDVTIVYPGGRPGIWDLLSGRVREVHVHVRKLPMPDGMLQGDYENDPALRERFQTWINGLWAEKDARVSAMSR, encoded by the coding sequence TTGTCAATCCGTGAAATTCCCCGCGCGGTAGTCGCGTTTAGCCTGATCGTCGTCAGCACCCTGGTGCATGCGACACCGTTGCTGTTGCTTGCACTGGTCAAGTTCGTCATTCCCTTGGCGCGATGGCGGGTGGCGGTTTCCGGGCTCCTGGTGCGTTTGGCGGAAAGCTGGGTCGGGGTCAACAGCCGGCTGGTCGCGTCGTTGACAGGGACGGTGCTCCACGTCGAAGGACTGGACGACCTGCGCTACGGCGGCTGGTATCTGGTGTTGTGCAATCACCAGAGCTGGGCCGATATTCCGGTGCTGCAGTCGATCTTCCACCGGCGCATTCCCTTTCTGAAGTTCTTCCTCAAGCAGCAGTTGATCTGGGTGCCGGTACTCGGACTCGCCTGGTGGGCGCTCGACTTTCCCTTCATGCGGCGCTACACGCGCGATGTGCTGCAGCGGCGACCGGAACTGCGCGGCAAGGATATCGAGGCGACCCGGCGCGCCTGCGCGAAATTCCGTGATCTGCCCGTGTCGGTGATGAATTTCGTCGAAGGCACGCGCTACACACCCGCCAAGCACGTCGCGCTGAAGTCGCCGTATACGCATCTGTTGCCGCCGCGGGCCGGTGGTGTCGCGTTTGTGCTGCAGACGATGGGCGAGCTGCTGCAGGCCGTCGTCGACGTCACCATCGTCTATCCCGGTGGCCGGCCCGGTATATGGGATCTCCTCAGCGGGCGCGTGCGCGAAGTGCACGTACACGTTCGGAAATTGCCGATGCCCGATGGCATGCTGCAAGGCGACTACGAGAACGATCCGGCGTTGCGCGAGCGTTTCCAGACCTGGATCAACGGGCTGTGGGCGGAGAAGGATGCGCGGGTCTCGGCGATGAGCCGGTAG
- a CDS encoding Ig domain-containing protein, producing the protein MRTAARRLVQSLAMFAALAGIASGASEQVYTGTFEPCDGYWKGGSCWWFGENDQSCDTVCADHGGDQLGSRLLTGSAGDSVICGELLTALNVINPLPVTEQVSLGGISGLGCGSDYTNNATSYRFTSTTTSSASSASNGSLYFRRLCACGSQPAPTSLSYASAPLQLPRGVAMTPASPTLVGYAKSYGVAPALPAGLQLNTTTGVISGTPTALQNPGQSHLVVAQNSGGGKSVSINVQVYPQAPTNFSYPGTPYIFNKDVAITPISPSVFGQVTSYTSDTMPTGLSVHPTTGVISGTPTVQQAAQAYSITAHNVDGTATTSVNITVQAPISCGSGGQAVGGTCWYFGQNDESCTTVCTTHGGYNAATLSFAGSGGSNANCGQVLTALGAFNPTPVTATASLNGISGMGCGSDYTNEATSYRFTSATTAGANSGSDPGLYFRRACSCNN; encoded by the coding sequence ATGCGTACTGCCGCCAGACGTCTCGTTCAATCACTGGCGATGTTCGCCGCGCTTGCTGGTATCGCATCCGGCGCATCGGAGCAGGTCTACACGGGCACATTCGAACCGTGTGACGGGTACTGGAAAGGCGGCTCCTGCTGGTGGTTCGGCGAGAACGACCAGTCCTGCGACACGGTGTGCGCCGACCACGGCGGTGATCAGCTCGGTTCGCGTTTGCTCACGGGATCAGCGGGCGACAGCGTTATCTGCGGAGAGCTGCTGACTGCGCTGAACGTGATCAACCCGCTGCCGGTGACCGAGCAGGTGTCTCTGGGCGGTATCTCCGGCCTGGGCTGCGGTTCGGACTACACCAACAACGCCACCTCGTACCGCTTCACCTCCACGACGACCTCATCCGCGAGCAGCGCATCGAACGGATCGCTGTATTTCCGGCGGCTCTGCGCCTGCGGCAGCCAACCTGCACCGACCTCGCTGTCGTACGCCAGTGCCCCACTCCAGTTGCCGCGCGGTGTCGCCATGACGCCGGCGTCGCCCACGCTGGTCGGCTATGCGAAGTCGTATGGCGTCGCGCCGGCGCTGCCGGCAGGACTCCAGCTCAACACCACGACCGGCGTTATCTCCGGAACACCGACAGCGCTGCAGAACCCCGGGCAGTCGCATCTGGTCGTCGCCCAGAACAGCGGAGGGGGCAAGTCTGTCTCGATCAACGTACAGGTGTACCCGCAGGCGCCGACCAACTTTTCGTATCCGGGAACGCCTTACATCTTCAACAAGGACGTGGCGATCACGCCGATCTCGCCGAGCGTCTTCGGGCAGGTCACCAGCTATACGTCGGACACGATGCCAACCGGCTTATCGGTTCACCCCACCACGGGTGTGATCTCCGGCACGCCGACCGTCCAGCAGGCTGCGCAGGCGTATTCCATCACGGCGCACAACGTCGACGGGACGGCGACCACGTCAGTCAACATCACGGTGCAGGCACCCATCAGCTGCGGATCGGGTGGACAAGCCGTCGGCGGCACCTGCTGGTACTTCGGACAGAACGACGAAAGTTGCACGACGGTCTGCACCACGCATGGCGGCTACAACGCCGCGACGCTGAGCTTCGCCGGATCCGGCGGCAGCAACGCCAATTGCGGCCAGGTGCTGACCGCGCTCGGTGCTTTCAATCCCACGCCTGTCACCGCAACAGCATCGCTCAACGGTATCAGCGGCATGGGCTGTGGTTCCGATTACACCAACGAAGCCACGAGTTACCGCTTCACAAGCGCAACGACCGCTGGCGCTAACAGCGGCAGCGACCCAGGCCTCTATTTCCGTCGCGCATGCTCGTGCAACAACTGA
- a CDS encoding discoidin domain-containing protein, whose protein sequence is MNSRTRTFPRRSILSLALAGCALSAGYASGLGASADTVPAVAAPSNTYVVVYRHGDAESGRSAAIQRSLARAGAALGKPVTRLRTLATGAELVQVEGAVSVDKVIAAFSADPAVASAEPDPITGCAGSAKEMGLRVVDSCATRRLSDTVDALAKAASTAARPQDRVIYLADAANRCMALQGAVDLAHRHGALVITDERSTCAGTLKVEAAAVAAVAQAAASTLERAPELQPDQLAGRLLAHAHRGTTDAIALLDTMAVSRDGAPRRVVPVASATASSNDGNVPANAIDGSFTTRWSALGDGQWLQLNLTARETVQAVNIAWHQGDRRQSRFDVEVSETGTAWQRVFSGTSSGTTLQHETVRFGPVPARFVRIVGHGNTLNMWNSVAEVTVDAGQVTDPGNDRFGVRMVYPTVAGGETWFMNMTNPNNDPRFDPDGSAPLVRNTDGSWRFQNDSDNDAARLDVKTTAGYDQDDVEDNHGVLATRGYMFSPRDWKNTEITGYVRLRDASDMSDAFTWYSRGGKHSNPKPFCEGSAYKGDLFFNGSVQTAKEQWHVNYDFRPSRPTPAVGPLKDKWVGFKVMTYNLAANRHVRMELWVDETNTNTWSKKYETTDTGGWGSQARTCRASVADQVITWGGPLAVYRWDNIRKVDFKNLSVREIQPPVQ, encoded by the coding sequence GTGAACTCCCGTACTCGCACGTTTCCGCGCCGGTCGATCTTGAGCCTGGCGCTTGCAGGCTGTGCCCTGTCCGCAGGCTACGCCAGCGGCCTGGGTGCTTCCGCGGACACCGTCCCCGCCGTCGCAGCGCCCTCAAACACCTATGTCGTGGTCTATCGCCATGGCGACGCCGAATCCGGCCGTTCTGCCGCTATCCAGCGTAGTCTGGCGCGCGCCGGCGCCGCTCTGGGAAAGCCCGTGACGCGACTGCGCACGCTGGCCACCGGCGCCGAGCTGGTCCAGGTTGAGGGCGCCGTGAGCGTGGACAAGGTGATTGCGGCATTCAGCGCCGATCCGGCCGTGGCGTCGGCGGAACCGGACCCGATCACCGGTTGCGCGGGCAGTGCAAAGGAAATGGGCCTGCGCGTCGTCGACAGCTGCGCCACCCGGCGTCTGAGTGACACCGTCGACGCGCTGGCCAAGGCGGCGAGCACGGCAGCGCGGCCACAGGACCGCGTCATCTACCTGGCCGACGCGGCAAATCGCTGTATGGCGCTGCAGGGTGCCGTCGATCTGGCGCATCGCCACGGTGCGCTGGTTATCACGGACGAGCGCTCCACGTGCGCCGGTACGCTCAAAGTGGAGGCGGCCGCCGTCGCGGCAGTCGCGCAAGCCGCCGCCTCTACACTGGAGCGTGCCCCCGAATTGCAACCGGACCAGCTTGCAGGCCGCCTGTTGGCCCATGCACATCGTGGTACGACCGACGCCATCGCGTTGCTGGATACCATGGCGGTCAGTCGCGACGGTGCGCCGCGCCGCGTGGTGCCGGTGGCCTCGGCGACGGCCAGCAGCAACGACGGCAATGTGCCGGCCAATGCCATCGATGGATCGTTCACGACGCGCTGGTCGGCCCTGGGCGACGGCCAATGGCTCCAGCTGAACCTGACGGCGCGCGAGACCGTGCAGGCCGTCAACATCGCCTGGCACCAGGGCGATCGCCGCCAGAGCCGCTTCGACGTTGAAGTGAGCGAAACCGGCACGGCCTGGCAGCGCGTCTTCAGTGGCACCTCCAGCGGCACGACGCTCCAGCATGAAACCGTGCGATTCGGCCCGGTGCCGGCGCGTTTCGTGCGCATCGTGGGACATGGCAATACGCTGAACATGTGGAACAGCGTGGCCGAAGTGACCGTGGATGCGGGCCAGGTGACGGATCCGGGTAACGATCGCTTTGGCGTTCGCATGGTCTATCCGACCGTGGCAGGCGGTGAGACATGGTTCATGAACATGACCAACCCGAACAACGATCCGCGCTTCGATCCGGACGGTTCGGCGCCGCTGGTACGCAACACCGACGGGTCATGGCGCTTTCAGAACGATAGCGACAATGACGCCGCCCGCCTGGACGTCAAGACCACCGCCGGCTACGACCAGGATGATGTGGAAGACAACCACGGCGTGCTGGCGACACGTGGCTATATGTTCAGTCCGCGCGACTGGAAGAACACGGAAATCACCGGCTATGTCCGCCTGCGCGATGCGTCCGACATGTCCGACGCCTTCACCTGGTACTCGCGTGGCGGCAAGCACAGCAATCCGAAGCCCTTCTGCGAAGGTTCGGCCTACAAGGGCGATCTGTTCTTCAATGGCAGCGTGCAGACGGCGAAAGAGCAGTGGCATGTCAACTACGATTTCCGCCCGTCCCGCCCCACGCCGGCCGTAGGCCCACTCAAAGACAAGTGGGTGGGCTTCAAGGTCATGACCTACAACCTCGCCGCTAACCGCCATGTGCGGATGGAGTTGTGGGTGGACGAGACCAACACCAATACCTGGTCGAAGAAGTATGAAACCACGGATACCGGCGGCTGGGGCTCGCAGGCACGTACCTGTCGCGCCAGCGTCGCCGATCAAGTCATCACCTGGGGCGGCCCGTTGGCCGTGTACCGCTGGGACAATATCCGCAAGGTGGATTTCAAGAACCTGAGCGTGCGCGAGATCCAGCCGCCGGTGCAGTAA